One window from the genome of Maylandia zebra isolate NMK-2024a linkage group LG18, Mzebra_GT3a, whole genome shotgun sequence encodes:
- the LOC143413668 gene encoding tripartite motif-containing protein 16-like — MIEPTLAIAFKEEHVICSELLQQEVEAINQSADQTVEHSEKIFTELIHLIQKRSSDVKQQIRSQQETEVSRVKELQEKLEQEITELKRKDAELKQLSHTEDHIQFLHNYPSLSALSESTDSSSINIRPLSYFEDVTAAVSEVRDKLQDILREEWTNISLTVTEVDVLLPQPEPKTRAGFLKYSCEITLDPNTANKQLLLSEGNRKATVMEEQQSYSDHPDRFIVISPE, encoded by the coding sequence GCCATTGCCTTCAAAGAGGAACATGTTATATGTTCAGAGCTGCTtcaacaggaggtggaggccatcaatcagtctgctgatcaaacagtggagcacagtgagaagatcttcactgagctgatccatctcatccagaaaagaagctctgatgtgaagcagcagatcagatcccagcaggaaactgaagtgagtcgagtcaaagagcttcaggagaagctggagcaggagatcactgagctgaagaggaaagatgctgagctgaagcagctctcacacacagaggatcacatccagtttctacacaactacccctcactgtcagcactcagtgagtctacagactcatccagcatcaatatccgtcctctgagctactttgaggatgtgacagcagctgtgtcagaggtcagagataaactacaggacattctgagagaggaatggacaaacatctcactgacagtcactgaagTGGATGTTTTACTGCCACAACCAGAGCCAAAGACCAGAGctggattcttaaaatattcatgtgaaatcacactggatccaaacacagcaaacaaacagctgttattATCAGAGGGGAACAGAAAAGCAACAGTAATGGAAGAACAACAGTCTtattctgatcatccagacagattcatTGTTATCAGTCCTGAGTAG